A genomic stretch from Clavelina lepadiformis chromosome 5, kaClaLepa1.1, whole genome shotgun sequence includes:
- the LOC143460102 gene encoding putative methyltransferase DDB_G0268948: MTSLYQHSDVVDAYFKHRPVYSDDVAQTVMKYLQRRDEVHDSSSTYDLMVDVGCGSGQATNIFAAYFKKIVGLDASENQIKVAKKQNKFDHINYVVGKAEELPFKEGSVDLLVCGEAVHWFDLPKFFREVSRVLKPEGCIAIIGYWVQSINRLRLIQNNPSSFKETLNLFVDLARLGMSNHSRQDWIVEEVTTGYKDIFAKIPFPSKERRDDIFIKNVVTFSDLCGFLASTMDLGDLETKEDQLDEIFGVMMEVDIGSFDPLQAITNKMMKIWNVGNKEEKFEIDFNVYILLSKLGQSQKHKAQKKSPI; encoded by the coding sequence ATGACCTCCTTGTACCAGCATAGTGACGTGGTCGATGCCTATTTCAAGCACAGGCCCGTTTATTCCGATGATGTTGCTCAAACAgtcatgaaatatttacaaagaCGCGATGAAGTCCACGATTCATCGTCGACATACGATCTAATGGTCGATGTCGGATGTGGCAGCGGGCAGGCGACCAACATATTTGCCGCGTATTTCAAGAAGATTGTCGGGCTAGATGCGAGCGAAAATCAGATAAAAGTTGCCAagaagcaaaataaatttgatcaCATCAACTACGTGGTTGGGAAAGCAGAAGAATTGCCTTTTAAGGAAGGGAGCGTCGATCTGCTGGTTTGTGGAGAAGCTGTCCATTGGTTCGATTTACCCAAGTTTTTTCGCGAAGTTTCGCGCGTTCTTAAACCGGAAGGATGCATCGCCATAATTGGATATTGGGTGCAATCTATCAATCGACTCCGTTTGATCCAAAACAATCCTTCGTCGTTCAAAGAGACCTTGAATTTGTTTGTAGACTTGGCAAGGTTGGGAATGTCGAACCATTCCAGGCAAGACTGGATAGTTGAAGAAGTGACCACCGGCTACAAGGACATATTTGCCAAGATTCCCTTCCCATCAAAGGAACGCAGAGATGACATCTTCATCAAAAACGTGGTCACATTCTCAGATCTTTGCGGGTTTCTCGCATCCACCATGGACTTGGGAGATCTCGAAACAAAGGAAGATCAACTTGATGAAATATTTGGGGTTATGATGGAAGTCGATATCGGGAGCTTTGATCCACTCCAAGCAATCACCAATAAAATGATGAAAATCTGGAATGTTGgaaacaaagaagaaaaatttgaaatcgaTTTCAACGTTTACATTCTTCTTTCTAAACTCGGACAGAGTCAAAAGCATAAGGCTCAAAAGAAAAGTCCAATTTAG
- the LOC143461096 gene encoding techylectin-5A-like, with amino-acid sequence MGRHHKISFPLIPLSHEGTFTPLHACDVIKHREKVIVPDKMTSYRDLKEDLFDRSDVPDFNCSVDQARKGVYYDTMKIFFVLFFYLFLQDVNFGLVTGQQTQVTVEQIEGELTSALKLYLELDEGYANYRNAGSCAESMQELRHKVDEVINSKNDVNVTKVPANETFFNLLRIQQNFFTGCDDVYKRGYRSSGVYPIWLKRGYYFVHVHCDMDFVHPLHPTRGWVTIQRREDGSISFRDDKEVYETGFGLPSGEHWVGNYNLYNLMARRRDGDVTLRVRLRIDVEDDQGMSGFAEYDDFVVGENNLTVLSLGSKSGTVPNLMLPTLNRPFYVNGTNSWGSYDGGWWFDEKWKGSNLNGPYINFLNVGVMDNKAIYVADWGNINPETPSLTRVSMKLQFY; translated from the exons ATGGGCCGTCATCATAAAATTAGCTTCCCATTAATCCCACTTTCCCACGAGGGCACTTTCACTCCTCTGCAtgcttgtgacgtcattaaacATCGTGAGAAAGTGATTGTCCCTGAtaagatgacgtcatatcgTGATTTGAAGGAGGATTTATTCGACCGGTCCGACGTTCCAGATTTCAATTGCAGCGTAGACCAGGCAAGAAAGGGTGTTTATTACGACACAATGAAGATCTTTTTTGTGCTTTTCTTTTATCTTTTTCTGCAAGATGTGAACTTTGGCCTCGTCACGGGCCAGCAAACACAGGTCACGGTTGAGCAAATTGAAGGGGAGCTGACGTCAGCGCTGAAACTTTACCTTGAACTTGACGAAGGTTACGCAAATTACAGAAACGCTGGATCGTGCGCGGAATCGATGCAGGAGCTACGTCATAAAGTTGATGAGGTCATCAACAGCAAAAACGACGTCAACGTGACAAAGGTTCCAGCAAATGAAACTTTCTTCAACTTGCTGCGTATTCAGCAAAATTTCTTCACAG GGTGCGATGACGTCTACAAGCGGGGTTACCGAAGTAGCGGGGTCTACCCAATCTGGCTGAAGCGGGGTTACTACTTCGTGCACGTCCATTGTGATATGGACTTCGTTCACCCCCTCCATCCCACCAGGGGCTGGGTCACGATTCAAAGGAGGGAGGACGGGTCAATCAGCTTCAGGGACGACAAGGAGGTCTATGAGACCGGGTTCGGGTTACCCTCCGGCGAACACTGGGTCGGTAACTACAACCTCTACAACCTGATGGCCCGGAGACGTGATGGTGACGTCACATTGAGGGTCCGACTCCGCATCGACGTGGAGGACGATCAAGGGATGAGTGGGTTCGCGGAATATGACGACTTCGTGGTCGGGGAGAATAACTTGACCGTGCTAAGTCTGGGTAGCaaaagcgggactgtcccCAACCTGATGCTGCCCACCTTGAACCGGCCCTTCTACGTGAATGGGACTAATTCCTGGGGAAGCTACGACGGGGGCTGGTGGTTTGATGAAAAGTGGAAGGGGTCCAACTTAAACGGCCCCTACattaactttttgaatgttGGCGTCATGGACAATAAAGCGATCTATGTGGCCGATTGGGGCAACATCAACCCCGAAACTCCCAGTCTCACCCGCGTGTCCATGAAGCTGCAGTTCTACTGA